The window TGGGAGTGTCATATCCCTCGAACGGGATCTCGGAGGGGGCGACCGTGCGCCAGCCACCAGCATCCACGGGGCGGGTCCCCTCATCGGGCAGCCATTCGCGCCAGCGGGACCCCTTGCGGCCAGCGTGGGCGAGCTGAATGCCTGCTGGCGCTCCCTGCGCGTGAATGAAGTCGACGATGCGACTCCAGGCGTCTCGTTGCTCGTCGGTGTAGATGCCGGTGTCTTCGCCCGAGATTCGCCCTTCCGGGCTCACCGCGGTGGCCTCCGTCATGACGAGGCCGGCCCCGCCCCGAGCGAAGGATCCGAGGTGAACAAGGTGCCATTCCGTGGGGACCCCATCCTGTTTCACCACCTCGTACTGGCACATGGGGGCGACCCAGAGACGATTGCGCATCGTGATGGATCGCAGTGTCAGAGGAGAAAAGAGGCTGATGTCGGCGGGGCTCACCCCTCCAAACTATCGTGGGGGGCATGTATGACATCGTGGACTGGACCGCACGGGATGCTGGCGCGCTCATCGCGGAGCCAGACGAGCATGATGACAAGTACTCGCGCGGGGTGCTCGGCATCGTGACGGGGTCCTCCCGCTATCCGGGTGCGGCGGTTCTTGGTGTCTCGGCAGCCCTGGCGGCAGGGGTTGGCATGGTGCGGTTTCGGGGGGCGTCCGAGGCGGCCTCTCTCGTGCTGGCGCACTGCCCTGAGGCCGTGACCGCTCCCGGCAGGGTCCAGGCCTGGCTCGCCGGTTCGGGTATTCCTGTTCACGGCGAAGCGGATGCCGAGGGCAGCCTTGCCGCGACTCTTCTGGAGAGCCGTGCCGAGGACGACACCGCAACAGTGCCCGTCGTTGTCGACGCGGGCGCGCTCAGCCGCATCGACGCTGTAAACGGGGGACCGCGCAACTCGCTCGCCGGCGTGCCGGTTGGTCCCATCGTCATGACCCCTCACCACGGGGAGCTCGCAGCCCTGCTGGGCGTGAACAGGGCGTCGGTGGCCGCCGACCCTGTGTCAAGCGCCATCAGGGCAGCCGAGCGTGCCTCCGCTGTGGTTCTTCTCAAAGGATCCCGCAGCGTCGTCGTCACTCCGGCTGGTGCTGTCATCCGCTGTCCTACCGCAACCCCGTGGCTTGCAACCGCGGGCACCGGGGACGTGCTCGCGGGCATCCTGGGCGCCCTCGTGGCAACTCACGCCGCCGACATCGCTGCGACGGGGGAGTGGAAATTGGCCGAGCTCGCCGCCGCCGCAGTGATCATCCACTCGCGATCGGGGGAGCGGGCATCGCAGGGTGGGCCGTTCACGGTGCGACAGCTCGTCTCTGCGATTTCGCCCACGGTCGCGGAGCTTCTCGCGTGACGCGCACCATCTCCACGACCGGCGCTATTTGGCTGTGGGTGGCCTTTCTTGCCGTCAATGTGACGATCTCGTGCCTTGCCCTCACAGGCCAAGGGCGCCCGCTCGGCGATGTGTACCTGTATCAGTGGTGGATCGAGCAGGGTGCCGGCGGGGGGCCGTGGGTGGGCTTCGACGAACCGTGGGTCTATCCCGTTCTCGCGCTCCTGCCGATGACGATCGCCTTTGTCGGCGGCGCGCAGGGGTACGTCGTCACGTGGCTAGCACTGGTCGTGCTGCTCAACTGTGCCGCGCTTGCCGTTGTTCTCGGCGCTTCTTCTCCGGCGCACCGTTCCCGAGCCTTGCGCGTCGGCTGGTGGTGGACCGCGTTCTTGCTGTTGCTCGGCCCCATCGCGGTCGGGCGCATCGACTCCATAACCGTGCCCATTGCCATAATCGCCCTGTGTCTCTTGGCGAAGCGACCCTTCATAGCGGGGGTCCTGCTCGCCGTGGCAACCTGGATCAAGGTATGGCCCGCGGCCGTAATCGCCGCGATCGTGGTCGCGAGTCGCTCTCGGTGGTCGGTCGTCGCGGGTGGCGCAGTAGTCACGGCCCTCATCGTTGTCGCCACGATCCTCCTGGGTGGAGGCGAGGTTCTGCTCAGCTTCATCACGCAGCAGACCGATCGCGGACTCCAGATCGAGGCGCCCGTGAGCGCGCCCTGGCTGTGGGCTGGCGCGCTGGGAGCGCAGGAAGCCGGGCTCTACTACGACGACGACCTGCTGACCTATCAGGTGTTCGGACCGGGGGCGGAGGTCGTGGCCCAGATCATGACCGCGATCCTTGCCGTCGCTGTGGCGTCGATTGTGCTTCTCGCCGTATGGCTACAGGGCAGGGGAGCGAAGCAGGAGGCGCTGCTTCCCCCTCTGATCCTCGCGTTTGTCGTGGCGTTCATCGCAGTGAATAAGGTCGGCTCGCCCCAGTTCATCGCATGGCTCGCGGTGCCCATCATCTTCGGGCTCGTCGGCGCAGCATCCGCACGAGCGTTTCGCGTGCCCGCGGCTATCGCACTGGCGATCGCGGGCCTCACCCACTTCGTGTACCCGTACCTCTACGGCTACCTGCTCGACCTAGAGGTCTTCATGGTGGCGGTGCTCACACTGCGCAATGCGCTGCTGTTCGTGCTACTGGCCTGGGCGATCACCGCGATGGTGAAGACTCCGAGGCAGCGCAGAAGTTAGAACTCGCGCGGGCCGTCGCTGCGCAGCAGGATGCCGTCAGTGATGGCGCGCTTACGAAGGGCAACCTTGGTGCCAACGTCGATCCCCGCGATGCGGTACTTCTCGCGAATGCGCTTGAGGTACGACTTGGCTGTCTCCTCAGAGATTCCGAGCTGGTAGGCGACGGCCTTAACGGGCTCGCCGCCCCCATAGAGTGCCAT is drawn from Salinibacterium hongtaonis and contains these coding sequences:
- a CDS encoding ADP-dependent NAD(P)H-hydrate dehydratase, with amino-acid sequence MYDIVDWTARDAGALIAEPDEHDDKYSRGVLGIVTGSSRYPGAAVLGVSAALAAGVGMVRFRGASEAASLVLAHCPEAVTAPGRVQAWLAGSGIPVHGEADAEGSLAATLLESRAEDDTATVPVVVDAGALSRIDAVNGGPRNSLAGVPVGPIVMTPHHGELAALLGVNRASVAADPVSSAIRAAERASAVVLLKGSRSVVVTPAGAVIRCPTATPWLATAGTGDVLAGILGALVATHAADIAATGEWKLAELAAAAVIIHSRSGERASQGGPFTVRQLVSAISPTVAELLA
- a CDS encoding glycosyltransferase family 87 protein; its protein translation is MTRTISTTGAIWLWVAFLAVNVTISCLALTGQGRPLGDVYLYQWWIEQGAGGGPWVGFDEPWVYPVLALLPMTIAFVGGAQGYVVTWLALVVLLNCAALAVVLGASSPAHRSRALRVGWWWTAFLLLLGPIAVGRIDSITVPIAIIALCLLAKRPFIAGVLLAVATWIKVWPAAVIAAIVVASRSRWSVVAGGAVVTALIVVATILLGGGEVLLSFITQQTDRGLQIEAPVSAPWLWAGALGAQEAGLYYDDDLLTYQVFGPGAEVVAQIMTAILAVAVASIVLLAVWLQGRGAKQEALLPPLILAFVVAFIAVNKVGSPQFIAWLAVPIIFGLVGAASARAFRVPAAIALAIAGLTHFVYPYLYGYLLDLEVFMVAVLTLRNALLFVLLAWAITAMVKTPRQRRS